TGCAGCGGTGAACTTCTTCATCAAGGATGTGTCGAACTTCATCGTTGCCGGTACGCAGCGTCAGACGATCAACGGGGTGATCGATCCCACGACGGGCCAGCCGGCTATATTCACCGTGTCCCAACGCGTGAATGGGCCGTCCGCCACGATCAAGGGTGTGGAGTTGGCCTGGCAGCATGTCTTCGGCGACAGCGGCTTCGGCTTCAATGCCAACGCCACCTTCGTCGAAACGAACAAGCCCTATGATCGCACCGATCTGTCGCAGAGCGGATTTGCTGTGACCGGCCTTGCCAATTCGGCGAACTTCGTCGGCTTCTACGACAAGAATGGCTTCCAGATCCGTGCCGCGGTCAACTGGCGCGATAAATATCTGCAGGCGTTCGGTCAGGCGCAGAACAACTCGGCCTTCGGTGCGGAACCGACGTTCGTGAACGAAGCGCTACAGGTCGATCTCAGCTCAAGCTTTGATATTACGAAGCAACTGACGGTCTTCGGCGAGGCGCTGAACCTCACCAACGAGACAGTCAGCACCCATGGCCGTTTCAGCAACCAGTTGCTTGACGTCTATGCCTATGGTCGGCGGTTCACGGCGGGCGTTCGCTACCGCTTCTAACCCTGTCTCGTCCTGGAGGGGAAGTCGGTTGACATCCCCTCCCTTTTCATGGGTAATTTCTTCATGGTTCACCCCATCCGCAACATCGTGATCGTCGGCGGTGGGACCGCCGGATGGCTAACCGCCGGTATCATCGCGGCACGGCATCGGACCCGCATCGGCAACGGCTTCAAAGTCACGCTGGTTGAATCTCCCAACACGCCCATTATCGGCGTGGGCGAAGGGACCTGGCCCACGCTCCGCACCACGCTGTCCCGCATGGGCGTGTCGGAAACCGATTTCTTTCGCGAATGCGACGCCGCGTTCAAGCAGGGCGCACGCTTTGCCCGCTGGACGACAGGCGCCCCTGACGACGGCTATTACCATCCGCTGATGCTTCCCCAGAATTTCGGGCAAGTAAACCTTGCCCCGCACTGGCTGGCGAACGATGCCGATGAGAGTTTCTGCGACAATGTCTGTTCCCAAGGCCGCATCTGCGATGACGGATTGGCGCCCAAGACAATCGCGACGGCCGAATATGACGCGCTCGCCAATTATGCCTATCACCTCGATGCCGGCAAGTTCGCGCCGTTCCTGCAGCGTCACTGCTGCGAAAAGCTGGGCGTGCAGCATATCCTTGCCGACGTCGAACAGATATTGATGAAGGATGATGGCGACATCCGCGCCATCACCACGACCCAGGCCGGCGAGATAGAGGGCGACCTGTTCGTCGATTGCACCGGCTTCAAGGCGCTACTGATCGAAGGCGCGATGAAGGTGCCCTTCAAGGAGTGCGGCGACGTCCTGTTCTGCGACACGGCGCTCGCGATGCAGATACCTTATGAACGCCCCGACAGCCCGATCGCGTCACACACCATTTCAACCGCGCAAAGCGCGGGCTGGATCTGGGATATCGGCATACAGACCAGGCGGGGCGTCGGCCACGTCTACTCCAGCAGCCATATTTCGGACGAAGAGGCGGAGCGCGAACTGCGCGCCTACATCGGCTCCGCGGCAGAGGGCCTGAATGCCCGCAAGATTTCAATCCGCTCGGGTCATCGCGAAACCTTCTGGAAGGGCAATTGCGTGGCGGTGGGCCTCGCCGCCGGCTTCCTGGAACCGCTCGAAGCCTCTGCCATCGTCCTCATCGAACTGTCAGCCAAGATCATAGCCGAACAAATGCCCGCGTGCCGCGAGGTGATGGACATCGTCGCGTCCCGTTTCAACGCGACGACCCAATATCGTTGGGGGCGTATCATCGATTTCCTGAAGCTCCATTATGTGCTGACGCAGCGTACCGACAGCGATTTCTGGCGCGACAATGTGCGTGATGAATCCATCCCCGATCGGCTCAGGGAATTGCTGCTGCTCTGGCAATATCAGTCCCCTTGGTTCCATGACGAGTTCGACCGGGCGGAGGAAGTCTTCCCGGCAGCGAGCTATCAATATGTGCTCTACGGCATGGGCTTCCGCACCGAGGTCGATCGCACCTCACTCGCCCGCGACACCCATCTGGCGGGACGCGCCGTGCGGGAAAATGTGGCGCTTACCGCGAAGCTGCGCGCAGGCCTGCCGCGCCACCGGGATCTTATCGACAAAATCCTGTCGCACGGGCTGCAGCCGGTCTGACCGGCCGCAGCACGAACCTGCCATTCTGCACCCGGTTGCGGCTGTCATAGGGTGCATCGGGCAATCGCTGCAGTGGCTTGCTGCGCTGGATATTCTGGTGCCAAAACGATCACTAAACGCCGGCGCTACCGAGTAGAAGGATGCCGTCGAGCGCAGACGTGAGCTTCCAATTGATGATCCTCTCCATTGTTTCCGCTACCAGTGATGGCGTTCGCAGAATTGCTCTTCACTATTCTTGATACCGCATATAGCGAACAGGGCCTGCGACAGTGATTGCGTTAACGCTATGATAGCGCTATCCGATCGGCAGATAACAAGGGAGGATCATTATGCCCAAGCATTCGCGCAAACTGCACGCCCTGCTACTCGGTGTCACCATGCTTGCCGCCGGATGCCAGCAGCCTCAGCCCACTAATGAGGCGCCGGCGGCGAAGGAGTCAAAGCGCAGTGCGTCTGAGTATCTTTCCCAGCCGCTGGTGAGCGACATCTACACGGCCGACCCGTCCGCCCATGTGTGGAACGGCAAGGTCTACGTCTATCCCAGTCATGATATCGACGGGCCGACGCCCGAGGACGATCTGGGCGGCCATTTTGAAATGCGCGATTATCGTATCCTCTCGATGGACAGGATCGGCGGGCCGGTAACGGTCGGCCCGGTGGCCTTGGACGTCAAGGATGTGCCCTGGGCCGAAAAGCAGATGTGGGCGCCGGATGCTGCGCACAAGAACGGCACTTATTATCTTTATTTCCCTGCGAAGGACAAGGAAGGTGCCTTCCGCATCGGCGTAGCGACGTCCAACAACCCAATGGGTCCGTTCAAGGCGCAGCCGCAACCGATCAAGGGCAGCTATTCAATCGACCCGGCAGTCTTCACGGATGGCGATGGTTCGAGCTATATGTATTTCGGCGGCATTTGGGGCGGCCAGCTTCAGCGTAACATCGACGGCAAATATGATCCCAACGGGTCGAAGACCGACCTGGGCCAGGACGACAAAGCCGCACTGGCCCCGCGTGTCGCCAAAATGACTGGCGACATGCTCGAATTCAGCGAAACACCACGCGCGGTGCAGATACTGGATGAGAAGGGCAAGCCTTTACTGGGCGGCGACCATGACCGTCGCTTCTTCGAGGCGGCGTGGATGCATAAGTATAAGGGCAAATATTATTTCAGCTACTCGACCGGCGATACCCATTATCTGGCCTACGCCATCGGCGACTCCCCCTATGGCCCCTTCACCTACAAGGGCCGCATCCTGGAGCCGGTGGAAGGATGGACTACCCATCATTCGATCGTAGAGTGGAACAACCGCTGGTGGCTCTTTTACGCAGACAGCCAATTGTCGGGTCAGACCCGGCTGCGTAACGTCAAGGTGACAGAGTTGAAGTATAATCCTGACGGTACGATCCAGACAATTAATCCGTTCGTCACCAAGGGGACGAAGGACGGCGCTGCGCATTGAGCGCGCCGAGCGCGGAGGAAGTGCCCTCCTCCGCGCTCAAATTTATTACGAGCCGCGCAGCGATGCGCAATCAATAGCCGACACGATACCAGCTATGCGGGAGGCCGATCGGCCTCCACCCGGCCGGTGGACGCTGGCGGGTGCGGGCCGGCATCGCCGCCCCGCCTGAACGTTCAGTCATCGCGCCGTTGGAGCATGACGCGCGGGTCTGTGTCCACGCGATGTCCTTGCGCCGTTGCAACGGACGCGGCGCCGGACGCCGCCAGCACCACCCTCATTGCCCATGCCAAAAACCGCCGCATCTTCTTCATCCGTCGAGACCGGATCAGGTGCCCGGTTGAGGCCGCCGATAGGTCTTGCCGTCGATCGTCGTGACCAGATCTCCTTCGAGCGGCTGGCCCGTAACGCTCATGATGAAGCCACCCGGTTCGGTGCTCTTCTTCGTGCCGACCTGCTGCCCACTGGACCGCAGATCCGAATGCCATATGATCCGGGGCAGCCCGGTGCCTGGGACCATTTCCGCGCTTTCGGTGCCGTCGATAATGTGGGCGCCGTCGTCGGTATAGCGTTCGTAATTTGCGGAAATGAAGGTCAGGCGACCATTCTCCGTCGTGCGCACTTCGACCTGCGCAGAGCCGCCCACGCGGCCCTGCAGGGTGAACTTGCCCGCCGGAAGGCTGGGGTAGCGGGTAGGCATGGAATCGCCGGGCTTGTAGGGAACACCCCAGGGCACCGTGAGGCGGCCCGGCTTGGCCACATGGCCAAGCGGCAACGGCTTCCGGTCCGGCAACCGCGCGATCATCAGTCGCGAATGGCGACCACCCGGTTCGGTGGAGACAGGACAAGGCAAGGGATTGGCGCCACCGCAGTCGGGCGTAGTGACCAGCGCCTGCCAATAGACGACAGCGGTCCCATCGGGCGACCAGGCCGGATCGGCGCGCGCGTTCCAGTTGGGATCGCTGGGGCTGCCCGGCGTTCCGTCGCCTGCATTGAGCTGCTGCCCGGCATAGCCCCCGCGATCGCCTGCCCGGTCAATCAGGAAGGGCTGGAAGAAACGGCGCATCCCGTTGCGATAGCCATAGGTTGAATTCAGCATGATCATGCGTGTGAGCTGATCGAGCAGCGGCGGTATGCCCTGCATAGCCCCATAATACATGTGCCGATCGCTCGACCGATTGTCGAAAACGACGAACCATTTATCGTCGGGGGACATCAGGATCGGGTCCGCATAGCCCGGCGCACTGGTCAGGCGATGGGACGCGCCGCTCTTCAACTCGGTGATGTACATGTCCACATTGCCGGACTCCGCCTGCCCCATGCCCACCGCATCCTTGCCGTCGCGCGTCCAGCCGCGCGCCTCGCCGATCGTACCCTGAACGGGATTGAGGATCAGCCGGCCGGGATTTTTCGGGTCGGCGCGAAACGGCGCATATTCCGGCTTGCCGGTACTGGTGAGGACATAGACGTCGTCCAAATCATAGCGCGGGACACGCGATTCGCCAGTGCGCGGCGCAGGGTTGAACGCCAGACGCCCGACCAACCCATGCTGGTCCAGCTCGCCCGTGGTGCGGTTCATGTGGCTCCACATCAGGTGAACGCCGTCCGGGTTGAGGCGCAATTCGCGGATAGCTCCCCCCGGGCCGGAGCCGTCGGCGGAGGTGTTCCACCGGATCGGGTAAACGCGCACGCGATCGGGCGTGCAGGCGTCGTCGGTGATCTTAAGGGTTCCGCAGTCGAGAATATTCGTACCCGCGAGTATCTTGCGATCACCGGGGAACGCCTGCGGATGATCGACCATCAGCGCGCGTTTATGGGCAGGATTGGCCAGGACGCCCGTTCCCTGCGTGCTGAAATTGGCGCCTTCCAGCGTCGTAGCGGGAATGCCGCAGGTGATGCACTTCCAGGGGTCTCCATTGGGGAAATGGCCGCCGTCCGTCTTGATGGCGATCACTTGCGGCCCGTCATAGATGCTACCCGCACCGGCCGACGCCGGCGCGCCCGCATATTCGACGGCCAGCAGCACATGCTGTCCATCCCATGTATAGGCAGGCCCTTCGATGATCGCGTCTATCTGAGCCGACATGCAGCCGGTTCCGCGCGGATTGATCGCAGACGTACAGGTGCCTGCGGCATCCGACGGCGCCGTCGGCGGCAACGGCAGCGACTGGATCTGGACGGATTCCGGCTTTGGCGGCGGAGGCACCGCGCGCGATGGCGCGGTCGATGACGCCGCCGCCAATCCGCCCGCGCAGACCAGCGCCAGCCCGACCGTGGTCTTGAACGCCGCCTTGCGATTGCCGGTGCGCGCTACGCCCGTGCCGATTATCCGAGCGTCAGTCCTGTTCATCATCATGGCTCTCCAAATTGCCTGCCTCATTGCCAGCAGTGCCGTCGTTCAAAATCATCTCTCGGTGCAGGAGCGCGAAGTCGTTCTGCGGACTGTCCGTCGCCCTTCCCATCAGCGCGAACCGAAGGCGTAGCGGACGAGTACGGTTGCGCCAGTTTCTGGGCGCGATTGCGCAGCGCGTGCAGGCACATCCTGCGCGAAAGCCAATGATGCCGTGGAAAGAGTCGCAGCAGAGGCGACCCCGACGTGCAATATACTCCTGAAAGCCTGCTTCACGGCCATCTCCCCTGGTTCGGCCAGTCGCTATCTCGCTGGTCATTATGCGACCCTGTAGCGCACAAAATTGGTCTGGTCAATTTATGCGACACTAAATCGCACAAATTGACCAGACCAACTTCGCTCATGCCGGAACCCTGCTCCTCACTGACCAGGATGAGGCATCCTGAGTCTGGCGCGGATTGGGAGAAGGAAGTCTAAGGCTAAGCCCTCATCACGGGAGGTGGAGGCGTGATAATATCTGCAATATAAGCAAAGCATAGCTCAAACTTGCTTTTTCAGATCAGCCAGATTTCACAAAATCGCCAACGAATTTTAAGACAAAGCAAGATGTACCTATCCTGAAATCCACAATCATTCATGAGAATGCACGGCATCACTTACCCGGCCTTCCTATAGATTCATAGGAATCCGGAACCCCTATTTGGTAATACCAATTTTTGTATAACCGTTGAAGCTCCGCTATGATTGCATGACTCGTCAGCAATCCCCCACAGCAGCGATGAATCTGTCGTGGGGTCAACTCCCTGCATCAATGCGCCGCCCCCGCCTCAATCGCGCGCCCTGGCCGGGGAGCCAGCCAGATCACCATGGCAGCGGCGACGAAAACAACCATCGCAAGCAGGAAAATCTGGGTGATCGCCATCGCGTTGCTTTCCTGGACGACGAACTGCTCGATCGTGCCTCTCACCTGGCCCATGGAAAATCCGGCCGCCTGAAGCGCCTGGCTTGAGCCGTTGCTATTGAGCTTCGAGACGATCTCGCTGCGCGCCACGACGCCGCCATTCTGGTACAGGGTCGTCCAGATGGACGTTCCGATCGCGCCAGCCATCGTGCGAAGGAAGCTCATCACGCCCGCCGCAGAAGCGGTTTCCTCCGGCTCCACCGCCGCCAGGGCGATGGTGGTCAGGGGGATCATGAAGAAGGGCAGCCCGATACCGAGCAGCATTTGCGGAATGGCCAGCGACCAGTAATCCGCTCCACTGCTCCAGCAAGATTCCAGATAGGCGACAAAGCCCATCCAGAGGATGCCGAAGCAGACCAGGCCACGCTGATCCACTTTTTCGCCAAGCATGGCGACAATCGGCGACATCAGCACCGCACCGACGCCGGAGAAGGCCGTGACATAGCCCGCATAAGTGGAGGTATAGCCCATGCTCGACTGCAACCATTGCGGGATCAGCACGGCCGAAGCGAAGAAGACCGCGAAGGCAAAGGACAGGCTCGCCACAGCGACCGTAAAACCGCGATGGCGAAACACCCTCAAATTGACGATAGGCTGCTTGTCCGTCATCTCCCACGCCACGAACATGACAAAACCGATCACCGCCACGACGGCGAGGGTGACGATGAAATTGTCATTGAACCAGTCATGTTCCCGGCCGAGATCGAGCATGATCTGCAATGCAGCGATCCAGAGGATCATCAGCGCCAGTCCGATCTTGTCGATGCCCAATTTTTCGGTCCGGGTTTCGGCGGGCATCAGGAGCTTGAACGTCCCGAAAGCACAGATGGCGGCAACGGGGATGTTGATGAAGAATATCCAGTGCCACGACCAGTTATCGCTGATGGTGCCGCCAAGGATCGGACCCAATATAGGGGCCGTCACCGTGGTCATGGCCCACAGGCCCATGGCCTGCCCATGCTTTTCCCTGGGGAAGATGCGCAGCATCAGCGTCTGGCTGAGCGGCATGAGGGGGCCGCCGCACAGACCCTGCCCTATCCGGCAGACCACGATCATCGTCAGGCTGACGGACAGGCCGCAAAGGATGGAGAAAATGCCGAAGCCGATCATGCCGAAAGCAAAGGTGCGCACGGCGCCGAAGCGGGCGGCAAGCCAGCCGGTAAGGGGAACGCAAACGGCTTCCGCCACGGCATAGGAGGTGATGACCCAGGTCCCTTGCGTGGAAGAGATGCCCAGTGACCCCGCAATGTGCGCGACCGAAACATTGGCGATCGAGGTATCGAGCACCACCATGAAGTTGGAAAGCGCCAGCACCAGGCCGGCGAGCAGCAGGGTGGCGCCCGATAGCGGTTTGAAATCATCCGTCCCGCTCATGGTACAACTCCTAACGGGCCGAAGTGTCGACGGTGACGGTCATGGAAAGGCCGACACGAAGCGGATGGGCAGCGAGTTCCCGGGGATCAAGCCCGATGCGCACGGGCAGTCGCTGGACTACCTTGATCCAGTTGCCGGTCGCGTTCTGCGCCGGGATCAGCGCGAACGAAGCCCCCGTGCCGCCGGAAAAACCCTCGACCTTGCCATGATATTCGACGCTGCCACCATAGAGGTCGGCCGTGAGTGTCGCGGGTTGCCCCGGTTTCACCTTCTGCAATTGGCCTTCCTTGAAATTGGCGTCGACATAGACCTGCGCGACCGGAACGACCTGCATCACGATAGCTCCCGGCGCCACGCGCTGGCCAACCTGAACCGCGCGGCTGGTAACGACGCCGTCGATGGGCGCACGAATGACCGTTCGCTCCAGATCAAGCCTGGCCTGCTTCACCCGCGCTTCTGCGGCCTGAACATCGGGCGCGGTATTGACCGTCGATCCGCTGATGAGCGCATCATTGGCCGCCAGGCTGCCTTCTGCGGCGGTCGCCTGCGAACTGGCCTGAGCCACCGCCGCACGCGCCTGCGCAAGCGACGCTGACGCACTGGCGAGAGAGTTGGTCGCAGTGGTCAGTTCATCACCGGATACGGCTCCGTTGGGCGCCAGCTTCCTGCGGCGATCATAGTCGACCTTCGCCTTGTCATAGCTCGCCTGCGCCGCAACCAGTTGCGCGCGGGCGCTGGTGATTTCGGCGCCGCGTGCCGTCACCTGCGCGGACAGGGAGGAACT
This genomic stretch from Sphingobium sp. BYY-5 harbors:
- a CDS encoding tryptophan halogenase family protein, giving the protein MVHPIRNIVIVGGGTAGWLTAGIIAARHRTRIGNGFKVTLVESPNTPIIGVGEGTWPTLRTTLSRMGVSETDFFRECDAAFKQGARFARWTTGAPDDGYYHPLMLPQNFGQVNLAPHWLANDADESFCDNVCSQGRICDDGLAPKTIATAEYDALANYAYHLDAGKFAPFLQRHCCEKLGVQHILADVEQILMKDDGDIRAITTTQAGEIEGDLFVDCTGFKALLIEGAMKVPFKECGDVLFCDTALAMQIPYERPDSPIASHTISTAQSAGWIWDIGIQTRRGVGHVYSSSHISDEEAERELRAYIGSAAEGLNARKISIRSGHRETFWKGNCVAVGLAAGFLEPLEASAIVLIELSAKIIAEQMPACREVMDIVASRFNATTQYRWGRIIDFLKLHYVLTQRTDSDFWRDNVRDESIPDRLRELLLLWQYQSPWFHDEFDRAEEVFPAASYQYVLYGMGFRTEVDRTSLARDTHLAGRAVRENVALTAKLRAGLPRHRDLIDKILSHGLQPV
- a CDS encoding glycoside hydrolase family 43 protein, with the translated sequence MPKHSRKLHALLLGVTMLAAGCQQPQPTNEAPAAKESKRSASEYLSQPLVSDIYTADPSAHVWNGKVYVYPSHDIDGPTPEDDLGGHFEMRDYRILSMDRIGGPVTVGPVALDVKDVPWAEKQMWAPDAAHKNGTYYLYFPAKDKEGAFRIGVATSNNPMGPFKAQPQPIKGSYSIDPAVFTDGDGSSYMYFGGIWGGQLQRNIDGKYDPNGSKTDLGQDDKAALAPRVAKMTGDMLEFSETPRAVQILDEKGKPLLGGDHDRRFFEAAWMHKYKGKYYFSYSTGDTHYLAYAIGDSPYGPFTYKGRILEPVEGWTTHHSIVEWNNRWWLFYADSQLSGQTRLRNVKVTELKYNPDGTIQTINPFVTKGTKDGAAH
- a CDS encoding DHA2 family efflux MFS transporter permease subunit: MSGTDDFKPLSGATLLLAGLVLALSNFMVVLDTSIANVSVAHIAGSLGISSTQGTWVITSYAVAEAVCVPLTGWLAARFGAVRTFAFGMIGFGIFSILCGLSVSLTMIVVCRIGQGLCGGPLMPLSQTLMLRIFPREKHGQAMGLWAMTTVTAPILGPILGGTISDNWSWHWIFFINIPVAAICAFGTFKLLMPAETRTEKLGIDKIGLALMILWIAALQIMLDLGREHDWFNDNFIVTLAVVAVIGFVMFVAWEMTDKQPIVNLRVFRHRGFTVAVASLSFAFAVFFASAVLIPQWLQSSMGYTSTYAGYVTAFSGVGAVLMSPIVAMLGEKVDQRGLVCFGILWMGFVAYLESCWSSGADYWSLAIPQMLLGIGLPFFMIPLTTIALAAVEPEETASAAGVMSFLRTMAGAIGTSIWTTLYQNGGVVARSEIVSKLNSNGSSQALQAAGFSMGQVRGTIEQFVVQESNAMAITQIFLLAMVVFVAAAMVIWLAPRPGRAIEAGAAH
- a CDS encoding HlyD family efflux transporter periplasmic adaptor subunit gives rise to the protein MAEADANMPSLDRLEIEDETAASNADEARLARRRKLLTGIAAAVLLAGAAYGGWYMLIGSHHVETDNAYVGADTAQITPMISGQVAAVLKQDTQMVKRGEILVRIDDSDAQIALASAEADLAKARRQFGQTSATSSSLSAQVTARGAEITSARAQLVAAQASYDKAKVDYDRRRKLAPNGAVSGDELTTATNSLASASASLAQARAAVAQASSQATAAEGSLAANDALISGSTVNTAPDVQAAEARVKQARLDLERTVIRAPIDGVVTSRAVQVGQRVAPGAIVMQVVPVAQVYVDANFKEGQLQKVKPGQPATLTADLYGGSVEYHGKVEGFSGGTGASFALIPAQNATGNWIKVVQRLPVRIGLDPRELAAHPLRVGLSMTVTVDTSAR